A genomic window from Spiroplasma helicoides includes:
- a CDS encoding holo-ACP synthase, whose amino-acid sequence MKNIGIDIVQVNRIKLDKDFIARILHKDEFEFFNNIVDESEKIRFVAGRWAVKEAIFKVIDENISPKNISIGYKNKKPIILNDNLQNIIISISHEKDYAVAVALSF is encoded by the coding sequence ATGAAAAATATTGGAATAGATATAGTTCAAGTTAACAGAATAAAACTTGACAAAGATTTTATTGCAAGAATTTTGCATAAAGATGAATTTGAGTTTTTTAACAACATTGTTGATGAGTCTGAAAAAATAAGATTTGTTGCTGGTAGATGGGCTGTTAAAGAGGCAATTTTTAAAGTAATAGATGAAAATATAAGTCCAAAAAATATTTCAATAGGTTATAAAAATAAAAAACCAATTATTTTGAATGATAATCTTCAAAATATAATAATATCAATATCACATGAAAAAGATTATGCGGTTGCAGTTGCACTAAGCTTTTAG
- a CDS encoding PhnD/SsuA/transferrin family substrate-binding protein — translation MKKLLSILGVVSLISTSAATSVACGSSEDTLEILFIPSNNSTEVINTVKPLESKLEAKLKELAKKDGKEFNKKININTSTNYEVASQSLRDGKVDLAFLPINSYAAYWGDANSETGVHDKAGLLLSASRNGAVADTTLSDFQTDKNFDNSKALASMDDTKSKNLAINYNKLVGQGFASKDEANKKLQDSEHKATYYRSYIYGNVAKIKDKAKDNKILDIINPSSATKADEASYKDALKDLFTNKSYGIKFTFSASNTSSAGTLYPIMWLKNVVGLDDAQIKDLWTGKNTQKDYPGGASSVSTGQFDVAVGFSDIRSEIKDETESMQAYKNTVVLGASDSIINDGIMYSRKKLADADLINELRDAFKSLVTTEQDIFKIYNHTSYVGPDSKEAANAWEKANDEAIEKSTKGSQEVLKMIENW, via the coding sequence ATGAAGAAATTATTATCTATATTAGGTGTTGTTTCACTTATATCAACTTCTGCCGCAACTTCAGTTGCTTGTGGAAGCTCAGAAGATACTTTGGAAATATTATTTATACCTTCAAATAATTCAACTGAAGTTATAAATACTGTTAAACCACTAGAATCAAAATTAGAGGCTAAACTAAAAGAGCTAGCCAAAAAAGATGGTAAAGAATTTAACAAAAAAATTAACATAAATACTTCTACAAATTATGAAGTAGCATCTCAATCATTAAGAGATGGTAAAGTTGATTTAGCATTCTTACCAATTAACTCATATGCAGCTTATTGAGGTGATGCCAACTCTGAAACTGGTGTTCATGATAAAGCAGGTTTATTATTAAGTGCATCAAGAAATGGAGCAGTTGCAGACACTACATTAAGTGATTTTCAAACTGATAAAAATTTTGATAATTCTAAAGCACTTGCTTCAATGGATGACACAAAATCAAAAAACTTAGCTATTAATTACAACAAATTAGTAGGTCAAGGATTTGCATCAAAAGATGAAGCAAATAAAAAATTGCAAGATTCAGAACACAAAGCAACATATTATAGATCATATATTTATGGAAATGTAGCAAAAATTAAAGATAAAGCTAAAGATAATAAAATATTAGATATTATTAACCCAAGTTCTGCTACAAAAGCAGACGAAGCTTCTTACAAAGATGCATTGAAAGATTTATTCACAAATAAAAGTTATGGTATTAAATTTACATTTTCAGCAAGTAATACTTCAAGTGCTGGAACTCTATATCCAATTATGTGATTAAAAAATGTAGTTGGTTTAGATGACGCTCAAATTAAAGATTTATGAACTGGTAAAAATACACAAAAAGATTATCCAGGTGGAGCATCAAGTGTTTCAACAGGACAATTTGATGTGGCTGTTGGATTTAGTGATATTAGATCAGAAATTAAAGATGAAACAGAATCAATGCAAGCATACAAAAATACAGTAGTTTTAGGTGCATCTGATTCAATTATTAATGATGGAATTATGTACTCAAGAAAAAAATTAGCTGATGCTGATCTTATAAATGAATTGAGAGATGCATTCAAATCATTAGTAACAACTGAACAAGATATATTTAAAATTTACAATCATACTTCATATGTTGGACCAGATTCAAAAGAAGCTGCAAATGCTTGAGAAAAAGCAAATGATGAGGCTATTGAAAAATCAACTAAAGGCTCACAAGAAGTATTAAAAATGATAGAAAATTGATAA
- a CDS encoding PhnE/PtxC family ABC transporter permease: MLNRKFNSLISRNVFKINNKYTKAPKKVFYYSFWCFVILLLVFGFYFLDAKWMTFFKSMKDFGDRIKEMVSWDFKDFNNTDSFGNSFMKNVVKSVWTTISMAFAGSILGVIISIPISIMAASNMVANKFLNNFAKFIIAIFRTIPSFTYALILVGYFGQTTLTITIAITIFSFSITSKFLFERIEHINTKIFISMQATGAGKIKSFRAAVLPQISSHIISAAFYALETNIRYISVIAGVTGIGIGQLIDNSVNYGKYGRVGFLLFILICIIIMLEILIYVVKTYIVFDKDYLLDQKEQKKIRNKIKKIKEENNLVFYIKNVLLKDWYVKYNQLKKDKVNNAEEIHTLLKEKKSLVKNFKVEHKEKIKADKASFQKYKLENVNSKSWFIFDEKISCDIRLDKIYITEFTFNVLNLKSQMQADLKDQADNSHKKFNESLTVEKVLKANPLGFIKRVVMYLIILVLFCYSLSLIEFKLENEATITQTNKHLIEMFKINWASLFSKAGSAPYSVIYLLFEGIAISVVGTTLGAIIAYILGIVSSQNITNFFVAKFFVGITSALRAIPSYIYAIIFISLVGMGPFTGALALMMGTVGMLSKYNREVFDEVNMKLVAQLQATGLNSWQRIRYGILPQTSSSVVSYIIYRFDINFKEVSVLGAVGASNMGYLLNSYFQQQYFPEFGALLLGIICVTLLVETISTILRNKINYGINPKWVDYLIIQIKQYWFAIYKANEKLVNKKDSLEFNESYAFYGYTNKFIDKKAKEIKNEQKISYILAWYKAYCQYFELKVSDENNVSYKETYKKHNKLFKETIYEFKLKRKELVKSIKTKQLLHRDELLNNFGSELSQIQDIEQKKAFKKDFRNSLKYIKKNTRIQINNLDY; this comes from the coding sequence ATGTTAAACAGAAAATTTAATTCATTAATTTCAAGAAATGTTTTTAAAATAAACAATAAATATACAAAAGCACCTAAAAAAGTTTTTTATTACTCATTTTGATGTTTTGTTATATTGCTGTTAGTATTTGGTTTTTATTTTTTAGACGCAAAATGAATGACTTTTTTCAAAAGTATGAAAGATTTTGGTGACAGAATAAAAGAAATGGTCTCTTGAGACTTTAAAGATTTTAATAATACCGATTCTTTTGGAAACTCATTTATGAAAAATGTTGTTAAGTCAGTTTGAACAACAATTTCAATGGCATTTGCAGGTTCCATACTAGGAGTAATTATTTCAATTCCCATTTCAATAATGGCTGCCTCAAATATGGTTGCCAATAAGTTTTTAAATAATTTTGCTAAATTTATAATTGCAATTTTTAGAACAATTCCATCATTTACTTATGCATTAATATTGGTGGGTTACTTTGGACAAACAACTTTAACCATTACAATTGCAATTACAATATTTAGTTTTTCAATTACTTCAAAATTCCTCTTTGAAAGAATAGAACACATTAATACAAAAATTTTTATTTCAATGCAAGCAACAGGTGCTGGGAAAATAAAATCTTTTAGAGCAGCTGTTTTACCACAGATATCATCACATATAATATCAGCTGCTTTTTATGCACTAGAGACAAACATTAGATATATTTCAGTTATTGCTGGAGTTACAGGAATTGGAATTGGTCAATTAATTGATAATAGTGTTAACTATGGAAAGTATGGCAGAGTAGGATTTTTATTATTTATATTGATCTGCATTATCATTATGTTAGAAATTTTAATATATGTTGTTAAAACTTATATAGTTTTTGACAAAGATTATTTATTAGATCAAAAAGAACAGAAAAAAATTAGAAATAAAATTAAAAAAATTAAAGAAGAAAATAATTTAGTATTTTATATAAAAAATGTTTTATTAAAAGATTGATATGTAAAGTACAATCAATTAAAAAAAGATAAAGTTAATAATGCAGAGGAAATTCACACTCTTTTAAAAGAGAAAAAAAGTTTAGTGAAAAATTTTAAAGTAGAACATAAAGAAAAAATTAAGGCAGATAAGGCAAGTTTTCAAAAATATAAATTAGAAAACGTTAACTCAAAATCTTGATTTATATTTGATGAAAAAATATCTTGTGACATCAGACTTGATAAAATATATATAACAGAATTTACTTTTAATGTTTTAAATTTAAAATCACAAATGCAAGCTGATTTAAAAGATCAAGCAGATAATAGTCATAAAAAATTCAATGAAAGTTTGACAGTTGAGAAAGTGTTAAAAGCAAACCCATTAGGATTTATAAAAAGAGTTGTTATGTATTTAATAATTTTAGTTTTATTTTGTTATTCACTTTCATTAATTGAATTTAAATTAGAAAATGAAGCTACAATTACCCAAACAAATAAGCACTTGATAGAAATGTTCAAAATAAATTGGGCAAGTCTATTTTCTAAGGCTGGTTCAGCTCCTTATTCAGTTATTTACTTACTATTTGAAGGAATTGCAATTTCAGTAGTTGGTACAACTCTTGGAGCTATTATAGCTTATATTTTAGGAATTGTTAGTTCACAAAACATAACAAATTTTTTTGTTGCTAAATTTTTTGTTGGAATAACTTCAGCTCTTAGAGCAATTCCTTCATACATATATGCAATTATCTTTATTTCATTAGTTGGAATGGGTCCATTTACTGGTGCTTTAGCTTTAATGATGGGGACAGTTGGGATGCTTTCAAAATACAATCGTGAAGTATTTGATGAAGTTAATATGAAATTAGTAGCACAACTACAAGCAACGGGTTTGAATTCTTGGCAAAGAATTAGATATGGAATTTTACCTCAAACTTCAAGTAGTGTTGTATCATATATAATTTATCGTTTTGATATTAATTTTAAAGAAGTATCGGTACTTGGAGCGGTTGGTGCAAGCAATATGGGATACTTACTTAATAGTTACTTTCAACAACAATATTTCCCAGAATTTGGTGCATTATTATTAGGTATAATCTGTGTTACATTATTGGTTGAAACTATATCAACAATTTTAAGAAACAAAATTAACTATGGAATTAATCCAAAATGAGTTGATTATTTAATTATACAAATTAAACAATATTGATTTGCAATTTATAAAGCTAATGAAAAACTTGTAAATAAAAAGGATTCACTAGAATTCAATGAATCGTATGCTTTTTATGGTTATACAAATAAATTTATTGATAAAAAAGCTAAAGAAATTAAAAATGAGCAAAAAATAAGCTATATTTTAGCTTGATACAAAGCATATTGTCAATATTTTGAATTGAAAGTAAGTGATGAAAATAATGTTTCATATAAAGAAACTTATAAAAAACATAATAAGTTATTTAAAGAAACTATTTATGAATTTAAATTAAAAAGAAAAGAACTTGTTAAATCAATCAAAACTAAACAGTTACTACACAGAGATGAACTTTTAAATAACTTTGGAAGTGAGTTATCTCAAATTCAAGATATAGAACAAAAAAAAGCATTTAAAAAAGACTTTAGAAATTCACTAAAATATATTAAAAAGAACACAAGAATTCAGATTAATAATCTTGATTATTAG
- a CDS encoding lysophospholipid acyltransferase family protein, with protein sequence MPTSLKNASNENNIDLKQTKNELEVSNGENEQKSQRKLKYQLSKWRLFLKLWFLWRLVSKAKKMTKRIKTDPNSYSEEYRYNWIKKKVVKLLKIPNVALHVFGIENWLDRGVVLAPNHQSNADPLILLAINDFQYQQPLSFIPKQELWTSKIYKHFMNLIDNVPLDRNSPRSALRAMKEAKELINEYKRSVVVFPEGTRSQKAEMNEFHGASMKLAQMAYVPIVPVTIIDTYKLYYKRKKRLDIKVIFGKPMMPDKFISIKTELLTQNVKKEVQKNMDKYLDFDVHSDKNPPKKVDKKRKIYYY encoded by the coding sequence ATGCCAACAAGTTTGAAGAACGCTTCTAATGAAAATAACATTGATTTGAAGCAAACAAAAAATGAATTAGAAGTTTCAAATGGAGAAAATGAACAAAAGTCACAACGTAAATTAAAATATCAATTAAGTAAATGAAGACTTTTTTTAAAATTATGATTCTTATGAAGATTAGTTTCAAAAGCTAAAAAAATGACAAAAAGAATTAAAACAGACCCAAACTCATATTCGGAAGAATACCGTTATAACTGAATTAAGAAAAAAGTCGTTAAATTATTAAAAATTCCAAATGTAGCTTTACATGTTTTTGGAATTGAAAATTGACTTGATAGAGGTGTTGTTTTAGCTCCAAATCATCAATCAAATGCTGATCCACTAATTTTGCTTGCAATAAATGATTTCCAATACCAACAACCATTATCATTTATTCCAAAACAAGAACTTTGAACATCAAAAATTTATAAACATTTTATGAATTTAATAGATAATGTTCCTTTAGATAGAAATAGTCCGAGAAGTGCTTTAAGGGCTATGAAAGAAGCTAAAGAATTAATTAACGAATACAAAAGAAGTGTTGTAGTTTTCCCTGAAGGTACAAGAAGTCAAAAAGCAGAGATGAATGAATTTCATGGAGCAAGTATGAAATTAGCACAAATGGCTTATGTGCCAATTGTGCCTGTAACAATTATTGATACATACAAACTTTACTATAAAAGAAAAAAAAGATTGGATATTAAAGTAATTTTTGGTAAACCAATGATGCCAGATAAATTTATATCTATAAAAACTGAATTATTAACTCAAAATGTTAAAAAAGAGGTTCAAAAAAATATGGATAAATATTTAGACTTTGATGTACATTCAGATAAAAATCCACCTAAAAAAGTTGATAAAAAAAGAAAAATCTATTACTACTAG
- a CDS encoding dihydrofolate reductase, translated as MITLVWAQSQNEVIGKEGKLPWNIKQEMQHFIDYTRGKTVLMGRLTWESLKLKPLPNRKNIVITRKGLDFEHKNLEINNNLEIVLKDFKNSSEELIIIGGKQIFDIAINFADKLVVSYIYENYDGDIFATKIPDNSFKVLDIKKFDEFEVITYERK; from the coding sequence ATGATAACTTTAGTTTGAGCACAATCACAAAATGAAGTAATTGGTAAAGAGGGTAAATTACCTTGAAACATTAAACAAGAAATGCAACATTTTATTGATTATACAAGAGGAAAAACTGTATTGATGGGCAGACTAACCTGAGAATCACTCAAATTAAAACCATTACCAAATAGAAAAAATATAGTAATAACCAGAAAAGGCTTAGATTTTGAACATAAAAATTTAGAAATCAATAATAATTTAGAAATAGTGCTAAAAGACTTTAAAAATAGTTCAGAAGAACTTATAATTATTGGAGGAAAGCAAATATTTGACATAGCAATCAATTTTGCTGATAAATTAGTTGTTAGTTATATTTATGAAAATTACGATGGTGATATATTTGCTACAAAAATACCAGATAATAGCTTTAAAGTCTTAGATATAAAAAAATTTGATGAATTTGAAGTAATAACATATGAAAGGAAATAA
- a CDS encoding thymidylate synthase has translation MKQYLNLVKEVLRDGEKREDRTNTGTISKFGIQTRYDLREGFPLLTTKKVYFKAVVHEMLWFIKGDTNIKYLVDNNVRIWNEWPYEIFKNSTDFKNETIEEFVLKIKNDDDFAKKYGELGPVYGKQWRDFNGKDQLKSLIGQIKTNPYSRRLIISAWNPAEVDKMALPPCHALFQFYVSKEGFIDLQLYQRSGDIFLGVPFNIASYSLLLTLVALECNLTPRYFIHTIGDAHIYSNHLEQIKIQLEREPKKLASLKINFKNKSIFDINFEDIELVNYDSHPTIKGKVAV, from the coding sequence ATGAAGCAATATTTGAATTTGGTAAAAGAAGTTTTAAGAGATGGTGAAAAAAGAGAAGATAGAACTAATACAGGAACAATATCAAAATTTGGAATTCAAACAAGATATGACTTAAGAGAAGGTTTTCCACTTTTAACAACAAAAAAAGTTTATTTTAAGGCAGTTGTTCATGAAATGCTTTGATTTATAAAAGGAGACACAAATATTAAATATCTTGTTGACAATAATGTAAGAATTTGAAATGAATGACCATATGAAATTTTTAAAAACTCTACAGATTTTAAAAATGAAACTATTGAAGAATTTGTCCTAAAAATAAAAAATGATGATGACTTTGCTAAAAAGTACGGCGAACTAGGACCTGTTTATGGAAAGCAATGAAGAGACTTCAATGGAAAAGATCAACTTAAGTCACTAATTGGTCAAATTAAAACAAATCCATATTCAAGAAGATTAATAATAAGTGCTTGAAATCCTGCTGAGGTTGATAAAATGGCATTGCCACCTTGTCATGCTTTATTTCAATTTTATGTTTCAAAAGAGGGATTCATAGATTTGCAACTTTACCAAAGAAGTGGAGATATATTTTTGGGAGTACCATTTAATATTGCTAGCTACTCACTTTTATTAACTTTGGTGGCTTTAGAATGCAACTTAACTCCTAGATATTTTATTCACACAATCGGAGATGCTCATATTTATTCAAATCATCTTGAACAAATTAAAATTCAACTTGAACGAGAACCTAAAAAATTAGCTAGTCTAAAAATCAACTTTAAAAATAAGAGTATTTTTGATATTAATTTTGAGGATATTGAATTAGTAAATTATGATAGTCACCCCACAATAAAAGGCAAGGTGGCTGTTTAA
- a CDS encoding PhnD/SsuA/transferrin family substrate-binding protein encodes MKKVLSLLASISVISTSAINAIACSQGQDDFEILFVPSVNSSEILNTVKPLEQKLKEKLKTKAEKDGRTFNKNVVINTSTSYEIAAQALKTGKADLAFLPVNTYYSYRGEQDSKTGLYSDEGILLSSSRNGATPDTTLEEFMGSDKKFDTNKAQDLMDGSISLALSKNYNKLTKSISSKKDADSKLQDSNNPATYYRTYIIANSAKLQNLNFDLESLTSDNYVKTLKDLFINNSFKFTFGKSTTSSGSVLYPIMWLSKVVGLTNEEIHNMWISSNKQENYQDGASKVSTGSYDASVNYSDARSQLGTEEAVVDAYKNTQIIGTSSAILNDGIMYSKKRLNDEKQLNDLRESFKELVVSEKEIFSVYEHTGYVGPDSIDNSDAWEKAQDETITKSNVEAQKVREMIENW; translated from the coding sequence ATGAAAAAAGTTTTATCATTACTTGCATCAATTTCAGTTATTTCAACTTCTGCAATAAATGCTATTGCATGTTCTCAAGGTCAAGATGATTTTGAAATATTATTTGTTCCTTCAGTTAACTCAAGTGAGATATTAAATACAGTTAAACCATTGGAACAAAAATTAAAAGAAAAATTAAAAACAAAAGCTGAAAAAGATGGAAGAACTTTTAATAAAAACGTAGTTATTAATACTTCTACAAGTTACGAAATTGCAGCACAAGCACTTAAAACAGGTAAAGCTGATCTGGCTTTTTTACCTGTAAATACATACTATTCTTATAGAGGTGAGCAAGATAGTAAAACAGGATTGTATAGTGATGAGGGTATTTTATTGTCTTCATCAAGAAATGGTGCTACACCAGACACCACTTTAGAAGAATTTATGGGCTCAGATAAAAAGTTTGACACAAATAAAGCACAAGACCTTATGGATGGCTCAATATCGCTTGCACTATCTAAAAATTACAACAAGTTGACAAAAAGTATTAGTTCAAAAAAGGATGCAGATTCTAAATTACAAGATTCAAATAATCCAGCAACCTATTATAGAACTTATATAATTGCAAATTCAGCTAAATTGCAAAACTTAAACTTTGATTTAGAGTCATTAACAAGTGATAATTACGTAAAAACTTTGAAAGACTTATTTATAAATAATAGTTTTAAATTTACTTTTGGTAAAAGCACAACATCAAGTGGTAGTGTTTTATATCCAATAATGTGATTAAGTAAAGTTGTTGGTTTAACAAATGAAGAAATTCACAATATGTGAATTTCAAGCAATAAGCAAGAAAATTATCAAGATGGTGCTTCAAAAGTCTCAACTGGATCATATGATGCTTCTGTAAATTATAGTGATGCAAGAAGTCAATTGGGTACTGAAGAAGCTGTTGTAGATGCATACAAAAACACACAAATCATTGGTACAAGTAGTGCTATATTAAATGATGGAATAATGTACTCTAAAAAAAGACTAAATGATGAAAAACAATTAAATGATTTAAGAGAGTCATTTAAAGAGTTGGTTGTTTCTGAAAAAGAAATATTTAGTGTATATGAACATACTGGGTATGTAGGACCAGACTCTATTGATAATTCTGATGCGTGAGAAAAAGCACAAGATGAAACAATTACTAAAAGTAATGTTGAGGCTCAAAAGGTTAGAGAAATGATAGAAAATTGATAA
- a CDS encoding DHH family phosphoesterase: MTNKLFELIKNTSKIVLLRHISPDFDAIGSQMSLYQFIHDNFENKTIKLGTSLPDEYKCIGIVDDLSEKDFEDALVIITDTATFARIDIPNFDWLKKAKTIFKIDHHVNVDKYADFEIVEPSFPATCELLTKIYDESNLHFSQKTAFYLYHGLVTDTDRFMYRNVSQNTFAMAKVLLEKGINIHQVYKNIYSLTDDEMKLKGYILSNFLVSAKKVAYIVLEKNILDKYNVKNPDKVALWVNMLGDIKDIKAWVFFVQKEDHVRVEFRSNQVNVRIVAESFNGGGHISASGAKIRAIEDHNEVILYFDKNIDKLAL, from the coding sequence ATGACCAATAAATTATTCGAACTTATTAAAAATACAAGCAAAATAGTTCTTTTGAGACATATCTCACCAGATTTTGATGCTATTGGTTCGCAAATGTCTTTGTATCAATTTATACATGATAATTTCGAAAACAAGACAATCAAATTAGGAACATCATTACCTGACGAATATAAATGTATAGGAATAGTTGATGATTTATCTGAAAAAGATTTTGAAGATGCTCTTGTTATAATCACTGATACTGCAACTTTTGCAAGAATTGATATTCCTAATTTCGATTGACTAAAAAAAGCAAAAACTATCTTTAAAATTGATCATCACGTTAATGTTGATAAATATGCAGATTTTGAAATAGTAGAACCAAGCTTTCCAGCAACTTGTGAGTTATTAACAAAAATTTATGATGAATCAAATTTGCATTTTTCTCAAAAAACAGCATTTTATCTATATCATGGATTAGTTACTGACACAGATCGTTTTATGTATCGTAATGTAAGTCAAAATACTTTTGCAATGGCTAAAGTTTTATTAGAAAAAGGTATAAATATTCATCAAGTATACAAAAATATTTACTCATTAACTGATGATGAAATGAAGTTAAAAGGGTATATATTATCTAATTTTTTAGTATCAGCAAAAAAAGTAGCATATATCGTATTAGAAAAAAACATCTTAGATAAATATAATGTTAAAAATCCTGATAAAGTTGCTCTTTGGGTAAATATGTTGGGAGATATTAAAGATATAAAAGCTTGGGTATTTTTTGTTCAAAAAGAAGATCATGTAAGAGTTGAGTTTAGAAGTAATCAAGTAAATGTAAGAATAGTGGCAGAAAGCTTTAATGGTGGGGGTCATATAAGTGCCAGTGGGGCCAAAATAAGGGCAATTGAAGACCATAATGAAGTTATTCTCTATTTTGATAAAAATATTGATAAATTG
- a CDS encoding thymidine phosphorylase, with protein MNFTSIINKKKNKINLTSKEITWLVESFLNGQIKDYQMSSFLMAVWFNGMNDEELAVFTENLINSGITYDLDGVEGPFADKHSTGGVGDKTSLIFAPLVAHFGVKVSKLSGRGLGQTGGTIDKLESCKGWTGEIEEQRFKEILNTVGMSIMSQSKNVVPADKKLYALRDVTGTVDSVPLIASSIMSKKLIIPAQSIILDVKVGSGAFMKDLQSAEVLANTMISIGKSHNRNVSVMLTNMDRPLGRAIGNAIEVKEAWETLHGKGPDDLNELCVTAAAITLVNTKKFSSLDEAKQKVYEVLKSGEAAHFLKDFVEAQSGDFSLIENYSKNFLTLHKIEVVAKKEGYVSFKSAEGLGYLSMKLGAGRERAEDTIDFSAGIYLNKTNGDFVKKDEVVMTLFTNISNNDEFLNEANDQIVISDKKDDTPVILKLILNSN; from the coding sequence ATGAACTTTACTTCAATCATAAACAAAAAGAAAAATAAGATTAATCTTACAAGTAAAGAAATAACTTGACTTGTAGAATCATTTTTAAACGGTCAAATCAAAGACTATCAAATGTCATCTTTTCTAATGGCTGTTTGATTTAATGGAATGAATGATGAAGAGTTGGCTGTTTTTACAGAAAACTTGATTAATTCAGGAATAACATATGATTTAGACGGAGTTGAAGGTCCATTCGCTGATAAACATTCGACTGGCGGAGTTGGTGATAAAACTAGTCTTATATTCGCTCCTTTAGTTGCACATTTTGGTGTAAAAGTATCTAAGTTATCAGGAAGAGGTTTAGGACAAACCGGTGGAACAATCGATAAATTAGAGAGTTGTAAAGGTTGAACCGGAGAAATAGAAGAACAAAGATTTAAAGAAATTTTAAATACTGTTGGTATGTCAATTATGAGTCAGTCAAAAAATGTTGTTCCAGCAGATAAAAAACTATATGCTTTAAGAGATGTAACAGGAACAGTTGATTCTGTTCCTCTTATCGCTTCAAGTATTATGTCAAAAAAATTAATCATACCAGCACAATCAATTATTTTGGATGTTAAGGTTGGAAGTGGTGCTTTTATGAAAGATCTTCAATCTGCTGAGGTTCTGGCAAACACAATGATATCGATTGGGAAATCTCACAATAGAAATGTAAGTGTTATGTTAACAAATATGGATAGACCACTTGGTAGAGCGATTGGTAATGCCATTGAAGTAAAAGAAGCTTGAGAAACTTTACACGGCAAAGGACCAGATGATTTAAACGAACTTTGTGTTACAGCAGCTGCAATTACACTTGTGAATACTAAAAAGTTCAGTTCTCTTGATGAAGCTAAACAAAAAGTTTATGAAGTTTTAAAATCAGGAGAAGCTGCTCATTTTTTAAAGGATTTTGTAGAAGCTCAATCAGGGGATTTTAGTTTAATTGAAAATTATAGTAAAAACTTTTTAACCCTTCATAAAATTGAGGTTGTTGCAAAGAAAGAAGGATATGTCTCATTTAAATCTGCTGAAGGACTGGGTTATTTATCAATGAAACTTGGTGCTGGTAGAGAAAGAGCAGAAGATACAATAGATTTTTCGGCTGGTATTTATTTAAACAAAACAAATGGTGACTTTGTAAAAAAAGATGAAGTTGTAATGACTTTATTTACAAATATATCAAATAACGATGAATTCTTGAATGAAGCAAATGATCAAATAGTTATAAGTGATAAAAAAGATGATACACCAGTTATTTTGAAATTAATATTAAATAGCAATTAA